The following are from one region of the Rhodopirellula sp. P2 genome:
- a CDS encoding glutamate decarboxylase, whose protein sequence is MPLHSKDEIREFIDDEVYASSDLSKAMPKFKFPRHEQASQHVYSAVRDELMLDGNSRQNLATFCQTWAEPEVRQLMDDCMDKNMVDKDEYPQTAEIEGRCVHMLADLWNSPASANTIGCSTTGSSEAAMLGGMAMKRAWEKRRKEAGKPIDRPNLVTGPVQVCWHKFARYWDIELREIPMEQDRLIMTPEEVVQRCDENTIGVVPTLGVTFTCQYEPVQAVSEALDRFEEETGIDIRMHVDGASGGFLAPFCAPELVWDFRLPRVKSINTSGHKFGLSPLGVGWVIWREEADLPEEEIFWVNYLGGNMRDIALNFSRPGGQVACQYYNFLRLGREGYRRTHTACYETAKYLAGEIEKLGPFEVIYDGDMASGIPAMCWKMKAGEDPGFTLYDFADRLRTRGWQVPAYALPANREDLVIQRVLVRHGVSRDLSSILVEDMKRAIEHFEKHPVHTAMTATEASGFTH, encoded by the coding sequence ATGCCTCTGCACAGCAAAGATGAAATTCGCGAATTCATCGACGACGAAGTCTATGCCTCGTCGGATCTCTCCAAGGCAATGCCGAAGTTCAAATTCCCGCGTCATGAGCAGGCGTCCCAGCACGTCTACTCCGCCGTTCGGGACGAGTTGATGCTGGACGGCAACTCCCGTCAGAACTTGGCCACGTTTTGCCAGACCTGGGCGGAACCTGAGGTGCGGCAGTTGATGGACGACTGCATGGACAAAAACATGGTCGACAAGGATGAGTACCCTCAGACAGCGGAGATCGAGGGACGCTGCGTCCACATGCTGGCGGATCTTTGGAACTCTCCCGCGTCAGCGAATACGATCGGATGCTCCACGACGGGTTCCAGTGAAGCCGCGATGCTAGGCGGGATGGCGATGAAGCGAGCTTGGGAAAAACGTCGCAAGGAGGCGGGCAAGCCCATCGATCGCCCCAACCTGGTGACGGGACCGGTTCAAGTCTGCTGGCACAAATTCGCTCGCTACTGGGACATCGAACTGCGCGAGATTCCGATGGAGCAGGATCGTCTGATCATGACGCCAGAAGAAGTCGTCCAGCGTTGTGACGAGAACACGATCGGGGTGGTGCCAACGTTGGGGGTGACTTTCACATGCCAGTACGAACCCGTCCAAGCCGTCTCAGAAGCCCTGGATCGATTCGAAGAAGAAACCGGCATCGATATCCGGATGCACGTTGATGGAGCCAGCGGCGGATTTCTGGCCCCGTTCTGCGCCCCAGAACTGGTCTGGGACTTTCGACTCCCGCGGGTGAAATCGATCAACACGTCGGGACACAAATTTGGTCTGTCGCCACTGGGAGTGGGATGGGTGATCTGGCGAGAGGAAGCCGATTTGCCAGAGGAAGAAATCTTCTGGGTGAATTACCTGGGCGGAAACATGCGTGACATCGCGCTCAATTTCTCCCGGCCGGGCGGCCAAGTCGCTTGCCAATACTACAACTTTTTACGATTGGGACGGGAAGGCTATCGCCGCACCCACACCGCCTGTTACGAAACGGCGAAGTACCTGGCCGGAGAGATCGAAAAGCTGGGGCCGTTCGAGGTCATCTACGATGGGGACATGGCTTCCGGGATCCCAGCGATGTGCTGGAAGATGAAAGCGGGAGAAGATCCAGGATTCACGCTGTACGATTTTGCTGACCGGTTGCGGACGAGAGGATGGCAAGTGCCCGCCTACGCGCTTCCTGCCAACCGAGAAGACTTGGTGATTCAGCGAGTCTTGGTTCGGCACGGTGTCAGTCGTGACCTGAGTTCGATCCTGGTCGAAGACATGAAACGAGCCATCGAGCACTTTGAAAAGCATCCTGTTCACACCGCGATGACAGCCACCGAAGCCTCGGGATTCACTCACTAA
- a CDS encoding SecDF P1 head subdomain-containing protein — MIHYSSATQEQLESNDGSARWLLGILIAVGVFLLVALIAGVASLLTLQRTVAGTQLVYSIQRLDSQSAIVASEQMEVPLRRRMGELFGIGLEVNAVDDEQIEIILPTRDPTQIKIAKDLLESAGVLRFLPIADRTRQASLWELVQRTSDAPSTQRDVQDQNGDVVGRWVTVCVEAEAALADQVAPLKVELKSPIARNSRTGELISLPESQLGNGSPVKMARWLDSQGIESIDVLAVNKKTQAIGDQDLAYAAATFDENGLPSLAIHFTEAGSQKMLALSQANAPAGTALTQLGIILDDQLLTAPNIHGPIQGEARITGDFTQMEVDFIVQLLRAGQLPAKLSPQPVSELQVNTSYSFFDSILQ, encoded by the coding sequence ATGATTCATTACAGCAGTGCGACCCAGGAACAACTGGAATCCAATGACGGATCCGCCCGTTGGCTGCTGGGCATTTTGATCGCGGTGGGCGTGTTCCTCTTGGTGGCGTTGATCGCTGGCGTCGCATCGCTGTTGACGTTGCAACGCACTGTGGCGGGAACCCAGTTGGTGTACTCAATCCAGCGTTTGGATTCGCAATCCGCCATCGTTGCCAGCGAACAAATGGAAGTCCCGCTGCGACGTCGCATGGGCGAGTTGTTCGGCATCGGACTGGAAGTCAATGCCGTCGATGATGAGCAAATCGAGATCATTCTGCCGACGCGTGATCCGACCCAAATCAAGATTGCGAAGGACTTGCTGGAGTCCGCTGGCGTGTTGCGATTCCTTCCGATTGCAGACCGAACCCGTCAGGCGTCTCTTTGGGAATTGGTCCAGCGAACATCGGATGCCCCGTCGACCCAGCGTGATGTACAGGATCAAAACGGAGACGTTGTTGGGCGATGGGTCACCGTTTGCGTGGAAGCCGAAGCGGCGCTTGCCGATCAAGTCGCTCCGCTGAAGGTGGAGTTGAAATCACCCATCGCGCGGAACTCCCGCACCGGGGAACTGATTTCGCTGCCCGAGTCGCAGCTGGGGAACGGCAGCCCAGTGAAAATGGCTCGGTGGTTGGACAGCCAAGGCATCGAGTCCATTGATGTGTTGGCAGTGAATAAAAAGACGCAAGCAATAGGCGATCAAGACTTGGCATACGCCGCGGCCACGTTCGATGAAAACGGCTTGCCTTCCCTCGCAATTCATTTCACGGAAGCGGGGAGCCAGAAGATGTTGGCTCTGTCCCAGGCCAACGCTCCTGCGGGAACTGCCCTCACGCAACTGGGCATCATTTTGGATGATCAATTGCTAACCGCTCCGAACATCCACGGTCCGATCCAGGGCGAGGCACGAATCACCGGCGATTTCACTCAGATGGAAGTGGACTTCATCGTGCAGCTTCTCAGAGCGGGGCAATTGCCAGCGAAACTCAGCCCGCAGCCCGTTTCCGAATTGCAGGTGAACACGTCCTACTCGTTCTTTGATTCAATCTTGCAGTGA
- a CDS encoding DoxX family protein, producing the protein MKQRLLLGTSQQVSLGLLALRVAFGCFMLVHGLQKVMGFSTISEGFPDPLGMGHQLSLVCAIATEVGCSILLILGLGTRVAVAGLAFTMFVALFLVHGGDPWKVKELAAVYLATYAVIFLTGPGAISLDQKLFGKSGSEES; encoded by the coding sequence ATGAAACAACGATTGCTACTCGGCACCTCCCAGCAAGTGTCATTGGGTCTGCTCGCTCTACGCGTTGCGTTCGGCTGCTTCATGCTGGTTCACGGCCTGCAAAAAGTCATGGGCTTCTCAACGATCTCGGAAGGATTCCCCGACCCGCTCGGCATGGGACATCAACTGAGCCTCGTATGCGCCATCGCCACCGAAGTCGGGTGCTCCATCCTCTTGATCCTTGGGCTCGGAACACGCGTCGCGGTTGCGGGCCTCGCGTTCACGATGTTTGTTGCCTTGTTCTTGGTGCATGGCGGTGACCCGTGGAAGGTCAAAGAGCTGGCCGCGGTCTACTTGGCGACATACGCCGTGATCTTTCTCACGGGCCCCGGCGCAATCTCGCTGGATCAAAAATTGTTCGGGAAGAGTGGGAGCGAAGAGAGCTAA
- a CDS encoding NYN domain-containing protein, whose product MPEQSPPGSIALLIDADNAPAAKIDFIISELATYGVVNIRKAYGNWTKRGLEGWVKVLHEYAIAPTQCFDLIKGKNATDMALLIDAMDILYTKQVKTFGLVSSDCDFTPLVRRLREDGKQVIGFGRQNSPEPFVMACSHFIYLDEDDNGKTPQNQKRQSSVSSLTQNTQLMNTLRTAVKEAADEDGWAALGPVGAHISNQSPFSHRTYGFKKLSDLFDAIDLFEVKKSKQVGQASVRVRLKK is encoded by the coding sequence ATGCCTGAACAAAGCCCCCCAGGCAGCATCGCCCTGCTGATTGATGCTGACAACGCGCCCGCCGCAAAAATCGATTTCATCATTTCCGAGCTCGCCACCTACGGCGTCGTCAACATTCGCAAGGCTTACGGGAATTGGACGAAGCGAGGGCTGGAAGGCTGGGTCAAGGTGCTGCATGAATACGCGATTGCACCGACTCAGTGCTTCGACTTGATCAAGGGCAAGAACGCGACCGACATGGCGTTGCTGATTGATGCGATGGATATCCTGTACACGAAACAGGTCAAGACATTTGGTTTGGTCTCGTCCGATTGTGACTTCACGCCGCTTGTCCGCCGCTTGCGTGAAGATGGCAAGCAAGTCATCGGATTTGGGCGGCAGAACTCGCCCGAACCGTTCGTCATGGCATGCAGTCATTTCATCTACTTGGACGAAGACGACAATGGCAAGACGCCGCAGAATCAGAAGCGGCAAAGCTCGGTGTCGTCGCTCACACAGAACACCCAGCTCATGAACACGCTTCGAACCGCTGTGAAGGAAGCTGCCGATGAAGACGGGTGGGCGGCACTCGGGCCGGTCGGTGCTCATATTTCCAACCAAAGCCCTTTCAGTCATCGCACCTACGGATTCAAGAAACTCAGCGACTTGTTTGATGCGATCGATTTGTTTGAAGTCAAGAAGAGTAAACAGGTCGGGCAAGCTTCTGTTCGTGTCCGGCTGAAAAAATGA